In the Flexistipes sp. genome, CACTCGGGCACTTAAAACTCTAAGTGCCCGGGCGAAAGGATGCCTTATGTTTACCTTCTATTTATCCGCCTAAGGCGGATTATATGCAAAAACTGTCACCTCGACCGAAGCGGAGAGGTCTCTTGCCAAACAGCTATTTTCATACCACCCCTGACCCCTCCTATCTTAGGAGGGGAACTGATCTCTCCCCCTACTTTAGGGGGAGGTTAAGAAGGGGGTATATTTTGTCAGACAACATCAGAGATTTGTCCACTCCATCGAGCACATAAATGTATATGTGCTCGGTACTCGGAATTTAACTCTTATCCTATCAAAGAGTTAGGAGGGGCTGGGGTGGTAAAATTTATAATGGCTCAATTATTCAAAAGTCTCTGTATATTATTTTATTTCTTCCAATCCTAAAAATTTTTCTGATTTTATAAATTCCAGAAGTTCCCGCATCCCTTTAAAACCGGTTTCTCTGTCTTTTGCTTCCACTGCCAGAAAAAGTATCGGGTCGTTTTTGTAAATTGTTCCGATATTGTGAACGGCCAGCAGAGAATTGAGATTGTATTTTTTGAAAATTTCACTGGCTTTTTCTTTAAGAACCTTTTCAGCTTCGGGAGTTTTTTCATAAAGTTTTATTTCAGAATAATCTTTTACATATTTTCCCGGATATTTTGCTTTACCGTGATGTACTAATATTGTCCCTGTAGAATCAGATGTATCTTTGTAAAATTGCCTGTAAAGCTCAGATATATCATTTATTTTATCAATTTTTACGCTAATGTTTTCCATGGCAGCTCCTTTATTTAATCAGCATTTGCAGTTTTCTACAGGAATATCTTTTTTTTGGAAAGTAAAAAATTTAAATATTTCTTTTGACTAATAGATAAGATGCTGGTATTATAATAGAAGGGTGCAGCCCAAAGAAATATAAGAGGTGAAAGAATGAGTAACACAGGTACAGTGAAATGGTTTAATGATTCAAAGGGGTACGGTTTTATAACTGGCTCAGACGGCGAGGATGTTTTTGTGCACTATTCCGCAATTTCAATGGAAGGTTTCAAGTCCTTGAAAGAAGGCGACGAAGTGGAATTTGAAGTTGTTGAAGGTCCCAAAGGTCCTCAGGCAGCTAATGTTGTTAAGGTATAGATAAATCTATACGAACCGGAATTATTAACTGGTTATAACGACAAAAACTATATCCGCCTTCGGGCGGATTTTTTATTTTCTGAAAAAAATATTAAACAAGACTGTAAGAATAATACTTATAATAATTGAAGTAACTATCGGGAAATAAAAAGTAAAATCATCTTTTTTTATTAGAATATCTCCTGGAAGTTTCCCCAACCCGAATTTTCCGCCGAAAAGCAAAACAATTCCGATTCCTGCTATTACCAGACCGATGATTATGAGTAATTTAGCAAAGTCGGGTACTCCGGGCATCTAAACTGCTCCTGATTTTTCATTTGCTTTGCTGTAATTGAAGCGCTTTGATAACTGTTTCCGGTATCTGTCCTCTTCACTGTAAATGCACCCACAGTATTGCTGCCTGTACATATCCATCTCTTTGCTTTTTTCTATTCCTTCTTTCCACCCTTCTCTGAAATCGTAATAGAAAAAATTTGTGTTGTATTTTTTTGCCGCAGCTTCACATAATTCAGCTATAAGTTCGTGGTTCTGGAATTTGCTGTATAATAATGAAGTTGTAAAGTAATCGAACTTTCCCTTTGATGCTATTTGTGCACATTTTTCAATCCTGGATGAATAGCAGTACATGCATCTGTTGTCTTCCCTGTAAACTGCATTTCTGGTAAATTCTTCCAATCCGTAGTACTCATCTATTATCGACTTTATATTGTTTTCATCGTTGAATTCAGATACACTTTCCAGTCTTTTGTAAAACTCTGTTACCGGATGTATGTTTGGATTGTAGAAAAAGCCGTAAACTGCTTCAAAGTTTTCATGGAGAATTTTTGATGTGTATATTGAACAGGGTGCGCAGCATTGGTGCATAAGTACTTTCATATGCCTACCTTTTTAAAGAATTCACAGGGGAAGCTTCTCCCCTGTGATAAGAAAGATATTAAACG is a window encoding:
- a CDS encoding molybdenum cofactor biosynthesis protein MoaE, giving the protein MENISVKIDKINDISELYRQFYKDTSDSTGTILVHHGKAKYPGKYVKDYSEIKLYEKTPEAEKVLKEKASEIFKKYNLNSLLAVHNIGTIYKNDPILFLAVEAKDRETGFKGMRELLEFIKSEKFLGLEEIK
- a CDS encoding cold shock domain-containing protein is translated as MSNTGTVKWFNDSKGYGFITGSDGEDVFVHYSAISMEGFKSLKEGDEVEFEVVEGPKGPQAANVVKV
- a CDS encoding DUF2905 domain-containing protein — encoded protein: MPGVPDFAKLLIIIGLVIAGIGIVLLFGGKFGLGKLPGDILIKKDDFTFYFPIVTSIIISIILTVLFNIFFRK
- a CDS encoding epoxyqueuosine reductase QueH, with the translated sequence MKVLMHQCCAPCSIYTSKILHENFEAVYGFFYNPNIHPVTEFYKRLESVSEFNDENNIKSIIDEYYGLEEFTRNAVYREDNRCMYCYSSRIEKCAQIASKGKFDYFTTSLLYSKFQNHELIAELCEAAAKKYNTNFFYYDFREGWKEGIEKSKEMDMYRQQYCGCIYSEEDRYRKQLSKRFNYSKANEKSGAV